A genome region from Gossypium hirsutum isolate 1008001.06 chromosome A04, Gossypium_hirsutum_v2.1, whole genome shotgun sequence includes the following:
- the LOC107948074 gene encoding golgin subfamily A member 6-like protein 22, whose protein sequence is MEFWKGKEKKEEEKAARAMIELRKKNAEYEVVSAEVMTSRSKRQELKERIRELEDMLQDCQQQLDTLLKALEEKNCQYDRDVRACEEDLQEKKSCNTSNLELRHSYRTRRQTRTMEAAFNERIERMERIQKELQEQLARSQQETGDLMVRSREESLKQKDQMAKMMEMMSALVKGKGPM, encoded by the exons ATGGAGttttggaaaggaaaagaaaagaaagaggaagaaaaggCTGCGCGGGCTATGATAGAATTGAGGAAGAAGAACGCCGAATATGAAGTAGTGTCTGCCGAGGTGATGACTAGTCGATCTAAACGTCAAGAACTAAAAGAAAGGATACGAGAGTTAGAAGATATGCTGCAAGATTGTCAACAACAGTTAGATACTCTCTTGAAGGCTTTGGAAGAAAAAAATTGTCAGTATGATAGAGACGTTCGTGCTTGCGAAGAAGAcctccaagaaaaaaaaag ttgcaatACTTCAAATCTGGAACTACGCCATTCGTATAGAACGCGTCGACAAACTAGAACAATGGAGGCTGCATTCAATGAAAggattgaaagaatggaaagaatccaaaaggaattacaagagcagttgGCTAGGTCACAACAAGAGACGGgagacttaatggtgagatcACGAGAAGAATCGCTCAAACAGAAGGATcaaatggccaagatgatggagatgatgtcagCTTTAGTTAAAGGGAAGGGACCCATGTAG